DNA from Xiphophorus maculatus strain JP 163 A chromosome 6, X_maculatus-5.0-male, whole genome shotgun sequence:
tagttcaagcatcttactacacttaaaatatgacaaaactaactcatacGTAACTTTAACAAGTTATAAGAGCTTGTTTaatgtcaataattccttgatattgttccattggcagattattttactcataacatggaaaaaatatcttgttataaataaaataatctactttttatatcaatataaaggaattatttacataaaacaagctcctatatcttgctgaaaagttacttgtaagttagtttggtcttatttcaagtgtactatgAAATTTGTACTAGatactagacaaaaatacttggtaagatgttgtgtttttgcagtgtaaggaGGACAAGTGGactcagtgtgtgtttgtaactCTCTGTATTTCTTCTTTGATCAGGAGTGATTGACCAGGAGGACATCATATGTTTGTTTAAGGAGATAGGAGTGGTCATATCAAAGccgaatgcaaaaaaaattattcaaatgtaaGATTTCTTCTGCCCACTATTTCCCTTAATGGATTAATCAGTTTGGTTAGTtaaataaggaattattgacgtaaaacaaactcttatatcttgctgaagagttacttgtaagctagttttgtcttatttgaagtccactagaaactagaccaaaataccgaaacattttgtgttcttGCAGTGTGGGAAAAAACATCTAACAGTCAACATGAacagttgtgtttctgtttttctgactaTCCTCACCAGGATGGACAAGGACAGGTCCATGACAGTTGACTGGGATGAATTCCTGCATTATATCATTCTAAACCCGGTGGACAACATCGGAGAGCTCGTTTCCTCGTGGAAACACAGTCTGGTAAAACCTTCAAACAGATTCtggcatcaaaaacaaaacgtgTTTGAGGGAAATCCAGGGGAAATCTCTGTGTTGgtctttctgcaggttttcgATGTGGGCGAGAGTCGTGCGATGCCCATCGAGTTCCCAGACAACGTGTCTGGCTTTGGGGCTTGGAAGACGTTTGTTCTGTCAGCTGGTCTTTCAGATGCGGTTTCTCGAACTGCGACGGCGCCTATAGACCGACTGAAGACCCAACTTCAggtcaaacatttgttttggaaGCTTTTGCAGCTTTGAAAACACTCCAACATTAACGTCTAAACCaagggtgtccaaactttttgtcacaagGGCAAAATCATAAAGTCAAATATAATTACCTTTACTTACTTATCAATAAACTAATCATTGaattctttaattaaaaagcaGTCAAGTTTGTTACTGGGAAGGGATGTGTAAATTATTCTAGATCAAAAACATAACAAGAGTTTTGCAGGCATGTCTTATTGTAAGAAGTTTAGCTAATTTTTTAGGTATCAATTGGGAAAAGAACCCAATTCAGGCAATTCTGATcagtaaaaacaggatttaaaaatgCTTGCTGTATTTAaccaaatttaataaattaattaaaagcaggTTTCAGTGCAGGAAAGTttgcttttgagtaaaaatcACTGTACAGATGTGGAAAAATCAAGtcatttaaagacaaataattgGTGATGTCAGCATTTTCTATTGTAAGATTAATTTAGTTTGTGATCATTTTTCAGATAGAAAGTCTCCATTTACAAATTTGTGTAATTCTTGAACTGAAGTCAGGGGCCACCACAATCAGCTCaggggccacactttggacacctctggTCTAAACGTTGTAGTGACTTAAAAGGTTGAGCATTTCTGCGTTACAGAAACCCTTCCGCTTTGCTCTGCAGGTCTTTGGGTCCAAGGCTTTTTCCCAAGGCTTTCAGGAGCTGAGAGAAGGAGGTTTGCGGTCAATGTGGCAAGGCAACGTTGTCAATGTGCTGAAAGGTACTCCGCAGTCCACACTGCAATGTCTTATCTATGCACAGGTGAGGCACGTCTGAGCATCTGAATAAATCAGGAATGGCTTCTTGTTTCTAAGCTGCTCTGCTTCACCCAGATGAAAGTCTACACCCAAAACAGAAGCCAGGAGAATCTGACTGTGCAGCAGCGCTTCGGTTTGGGTTGCGTCTCTGGAACGGTGGCTCATGCTGCTTTCTACCCATTAGAGGTATCAGAGATTAGAGACaactctgaatgttttctgttttgttcgtTGGAAGGACGTTGACTTCATTGGCACCTGTGGAAAAGATGCGCAATTAGCTTTAAAATGAGTTTatcttgaattaaaaaataatttgcgTACATTTAtcctgtacaaaaaaaaaaaaatcccacatgaAAGGGGTCCAATTgtgaaaattcacatttttcacctATTTATGCTTCCATCTGGGTTtctactgtttctaaaaacagaacaagcgcttaaaaaaacaattaactgTTTTTGGCaacaaatttatgttttttggtgtctggtttttaaaaaacctaaaaaaccTTAAGTCGCAATCAATGGGCACTGTGTTGTTACTTAGGAACCCAAGCAGAACTCCGGACCTGTTACGGAGCAACCCAAGCAGTTCCAGCAGGTTTGGTCGGCTGGTTTTagctctgtacaatggctgctggaaaagacaagtgttttgttgttgacccACCGTCTAGAGACCACTTGCTGGACtcttggttgtgcaggaggctccacttctgcttttcaaagctgtatggttgtataattgcgaatctgtttgcagctatttttaCATAAGAGTGTAAGCAGCATCTTATTTGGATATAaggtgacaagacgccctaaaacaactcattctgaaaggaactCAAAATAAGCAGAAGTGACTAGACTAAAAATCTAATTacctaagaataattttgtgtaaaaaacgTGTTTTTTATAGACCAGAGATATCCTAAGCTGTTTGAATAAGCATAATAGATCACCTTCAAAtattggtgattttttttcttgtactcTCCACCTTCTCTATCCGCTCCATAGGTGTTGAAGGTGAGGCTGAACCTGCAGCAAACCGGCACGTATCATGGCGTTGTGGCGTGCGCCCGATCTATTTACAAACACGAGTCCATGTCGTCCTTTTACAGAGGCTTCAGGCCCAGCATCCTCTGCATGATCCCCTATGCAGGTGTGGAGTGTGCGGTTCATCAGGTGAGCCAAACTCAATCCCACGAAGATCGAACACATATATCCTgctgaaataaactaatttgcTTCTCACTGCAGTCTATCATGAGCTGGGCAAAAAGCAATCCAACCTACAGTAGCGACTccaagctgtttttcttcagttttgtgGCTTTTGCTTCTGGGCAAATAAGCAGCTACCCGCTGGCGGTGATCCGGACACAGCAGCAAGCTCAGGGTAACCGCTGGCATCTctggctgcgtttccattacaaacgtgcgcaaaatgtttgttgatattccgctaatgtgaaaaataaaacaacaagcaaCTGCGAAACACGAAACAAAATTACATGTGGAGAAGTTTATCTTCTTCCTAATTTTTTTTGGtggttggcaaaaaaaaaaaaaaaaaaggtcaggtAATCATTCCTGCCACCTACTGGTGTGGAGTGTGGTTCACTCCAGAATGTGTCTATTGATtcttgagaatgtgttcttgcattattattatgcaaGAACACATTATTATGTGTTCTTCTATTATGTGcaccttatttatttatttatttaatataaattaaataatttatattatttaaaaatggtctcaaaacaacaatattatcgtttatcgtgataacttctggaacaatttatcggccagcaaaatttgttatcgcgACAAACCCAGTAGTAACATACGGTTGTTGATTAAGTGCAAAAACACtgtttcctttgcagttttgcgaaatacactaTTTTTGTTACAGCCGAAAAATCATCTCATCctagaacaaaacctttttttttaaaaaataaaagcaatcttttcttcaaaactggcatatttccattaagcaaatttcttttcaaattttaagGTTAGTGGAAATGCAGCTTCTGTAACAcaattatattttctgaaagCATGTGAACGTATGATCATACTTTGGTTTCTTTCCCAGCCTTCATCTCAGATTCGCATCCTGTCTCTGGCGTGTTATCAGGACTCACCCGGATATATGAAAGGAGCGGATTTAGAGGATATTATAACGGCATGGGAGCCAGCTTCGTAAGAGCGATTCCATGCACGCTAATAAACTACAGCCTGaccaggaaatttgaaaatatgttttcttccatGGAATCTTGAGGAACTcaaacaattgttttatttttatgtttctggtatgttttctgagtttcaatGTACAACAGACTGGTTTCTGTTGATTAAGTTCAACTTTTAATACATCTgaccaagaaaataaaaccagcatgaGGATTTGAAACCACCAAACCGGCTCAGGGCTGAAGCACGGTTGACCGAACACATATATTAACAGAAACTGTGATGATAAGTTCATTAAGGTCTGTTCTGAATGGAAATGTGCTCTGCTGGggtttgtttaataaaattctaCCTTAAAGTGGGACAGACAGTCTTTGTTTACATATAGAGCTGGTTTatttgagtaacattttggaaaaaaattacttttaagatttgttttactactgtgtactttttacttttacttcagtaattttattatgaagtatcactcttacttgagtaaaatgtctggatacGCTACCTTTTGTAAGGAACTTCACTGAATGtagaacaagcttgttttaaccaaaaattcaccagacaaaggcctgcagtttgtgttaaagtttcataagttttatattgaaagaaactgatttggaatttttttaaattttgttttgtagctatgatttttatctgaattattttaattttggtctttaaaagttaaaagtataAATTCATACCAAAATTGCATTagagagagtaaaaagaaatctgactttaatttccGAACTCTGAGATTAAACATGATTACTataatattattacattttgtttaaaaagcaaTACACATGCTGTTTGAGTcgtaattaatattattttgattttaatttcagaattctgtTGATTAAGTTAAACTTTTAATACATCTgaccaagaaaataaaaccagcatgaGGATTTGAAACCACTAAACCTGCTCAGGGCTGAAGCACGGTTGACCGAACACATATATTAACAGAAACTGTGATGATAAGTTCATTAAGGTCTGACACATCACAATGACACATCATTGTGATTTGTACGCAAAAGCTGAATGGCTTCCTTTAAGTGTAcggagaaacaatcatttaatgatcCTGATATATAAATCTCTACTCGGTCTAACCCCAGCATATTTATGCACTCTCCTAGAACTGTCAGTTCTCGTTCTCTACGCTCCaataacattattcttctgcatGTCCCACGCTTTCgaactgaaaaagggaagcaggcattcagtgtgttggcccccacagcgtggaatcagttgcagtctgaacttaagatgtcggaaatgatttcactggacttatttcgagcagttcttaaagataggcaacaagattgtatgaaacagtgtcattgtttttattgttttatacttgtgcatatgtattaattgttttatcttgtaaccaggttgctatgtattgcaaattttttgcccaggtccctcttaaaaatgagatctagatctcaacggggtttacctgattaaataaataaaggaactagaaaaattctgagattaaacatggtttttaattgttttccaaCTTACTTTGAAAACTATTAACATGAGTTTAAAGTCgaatttctgactttaattctagaattttaactttaatctaAGTATTGGTTGTTAACAGTATTCCACCTTACATTTGAAACCATGCACTTGAGATTAAAGCCAGAGTTCTGACTTTACCAGTCTTTTATCAAGATGGGAAACTTTTAGAAACCAGTCTCATTGAGAGAGATGAGTTGggctggaggaaaacaaaatttctgGAATATTTAAGAGATCTTTTAAGTTAGACTCAggattctgagattaaagtcagatttatttctagTGCCCCAGATATTCTTTTAAATCTACTTTATCTGCAGACACTGGGGTTTTTCATTTGCCCCTTTCCTTTATTAATCTCGCGTTTTATTGTTCTTATCGCGAGACCAAGCCAGTTACCGCGAGTTCAGACGCCTGTCGGCAGTGAATGAGGCCCTCCATCTTGTGGCGCGGCAGAGGAGAACAGCAGCAGTGATGGCAGACTACAGCAGCGTGGCTCCACCGTCCTCTAACGCTGGTGGGGGGATGAACGATGCTTTTAAAGACGCTTTACAGCGAGCGAGACAGGTAAGAAGTACGATTTGGGCAAAAAATGGTACAAATATGATGAACTTCCTGGTGAAGTGACCGATTTTTGTTGACTTCCTACAGTTGGTAGCGCGACAGACTAAGCTAGGCTAGGCTAATTTAAGAGGATGACTAATGTTACGCCACTGCAAAAGTGAAAACAGGTATCTAAAACGATCACTGCTGCAtaatttgatagaaaataacAAAGTTTCAATCAGTCTAATAAAATCAACCTCCTCTTAATGTACGATTGTAtcaataagacattttaagggAAACTTAAAGCGGTCCTTTGTTGGTCCGACTTCCGGGCAGAAGTAGGCCGCAGGCCGCGTGCATCAACCACTACTTGATGTTCTGGAGATGAAAGTACCCTAAAACTCCCgcttttcttatatttttgtttttcagatcgCAGCCAAGATCGGCGGAGATGGCGTTGTGGCTCCACCAACGAACGAGTTTGGCTACGGAGGCCAGAAAAGGCCCCTGGAGGACGCTGGTGGGTATTTTCCCATGCCTAACCTGAATATCGGTCAGTGGCTCAAATCGATCTTAATGCAACTCTTCATGATTAATGCTTCCCTCTCTTTCTGTAGCCTCTACTGTGCATTGACCTCTTTTCAGCTGTCTGTAA
Protein-coding regions in this window:
- the LOC102224714 gene encoding calcium-binding mitochondrial carrier protein SCaMC-2-B-like isoform X2, with translation MKQHGPVPRIVCETGPEQGWVHINGRAPRGDEEAWDHLRRWKGPGNVSSGVIDQEDIICLFKEIGVVISKPNAKKIIQMMDKDRSMTVDWDEFLHYIILNPVDNIGELVSSWKHSLVFDVGESRAMPIEFPDNVSGFGAWKTFVLSAGLSDAVSRTATAPIDRLKTQLQVFGSKAFSQGFQELREGGLRSMWQGNVVNVLKGTPQSTLQCLIYAQMKVYTQNRSQENLTVQQRFGLGCVSGTVAHAAFYPLEVLKVRLNLQQTGTYHGVVACARSIYKHESMSSFYRGFRPSILCMIPYAGVECAVHQSIMSWAKSNPTYSSDSKLFFFSFVAFASGQISSYPLAVIRTQQQAQAFISDSHPVSGVLSGLTRIYERSGFRGYYNGMGASFVRAIPCTLINYSLTRKFENMFSSMES
- the LOC102224714 gene encoding calcium-binding mitochondrial carrier protein SCaMC-1-A-like isoform X1 — protein: MDRFRGLFVKLDQNKDGFISMAELHEEMRKHGIISGDGKVQNIMESYDKDKDGLLDYKEFLSYMMDRERKWKIHFHDLDKNNCGVIDQEDIICLFKEIGVVISKPNAKKIIQMMDKDRSMTVDWDEFLHYIILNPVDNIGELVSSWKHSLVFDVGESRAMPIEFPDNVSGFGAWKTFVLSAGLSDAVSRTATAPIDRLKTQLQVFGSKAFSQGFQELREGGLRSMWQGNVVNVLKGTPQSTLQCLIYAQMKVYTQNRSQENLTVQQRFGLGCVSGTVAHAAFYPLEVLKVRLNLQQTGTYHGVVACARSIYKHESMSSFYRGFRPSILCMIPYAGVECAVHQSIMSWAKSNPTYSSDSKLFFFSFVAFASGQISSYPLAVIRTQQQAQAFISDSHPVSGVLSGLTRIYERSGFRGYYNGMGASFVRAIPCTLINYSLTRKFENMFSSMES